The Gemmata palustris genome includes a region encoding these proteins:
- a CDS encoding PAS domain S-box protein, with protein MLIVEDDPGIAELERVRLDDAGYRTVVAATADEALGALAATEIDLILLDYQLPDTTDGLDLYVRIKEAGYDVPVILVTGFSSEATLIRALRIGVRDFVTKSVEYLDYLPDAVGRVLGEIHTAQQLASIIASAQDAIIGTGLDRRITLFNPAAEQMFRCPGVRALGRLITDFIPDQFSPATDASEPVRFETQTLPTRGVRQDGDEFPLEVSVSFGSTGGQRYCTLIVRDVTERERMAAELRRTNELLAAVVEGTTDAVFVKDRDGRYLLANSATASFIGRPAGEILGHADADLIEAGSAGVMRDNDQFVMKADRAVTSEEPLVMGGQHRTFSVTKAPYRDASGAVIGVIGISRDVTERNRLATERDALLARLRLQIERMPLGYVLFDADARVIEWNPAAERIFGHARHQALGLSGFDLAPPAFRSEGETLLGRIRSGDMAAHSVNDNLTRDGRVITCEWHNTPLLDENGRFIGFLGLAQDVTARRSAEDALRLRDRAIQAVTQGILISDAEQRDDPVVFASPGFARMTGYAAEDILGRNCRLLQGPDTDPDAVARLRTAIRAGEPCTVELLNYKKDGTPFWNELSISPVRDAAGKLTHLVGVQTDVTRRRHLEEQFRQSQKMEALGRLAGSVAHDFNNLLTVINGYSTLLLKEVALENPLREYVEEIKHAGNRSADLTRQLLAFSRQQVLATRILDLSATVKGSEKLLRQLLGEAVQLRVVTGPNVWPIRADSGQMEQVLMNLAVNARDAMPTGGTLTVEIRNVELSTKHAAEHPGARPGPHVLLAVSDTGTGMTDELKERIFEPFFTTKEPGRGTGLGLSTVYGIVEQSAGHVTVTSSVGVGTRFDIYLPHVPEAVQREETKSVAPRPEGGPETVLVVEDEQSVRVFSRLILTKLGYTVLEASDGAGALKVATAHAGPIHLLLTDVVLPGINGRLVVERLRAVRSGFKVLFMSGYTGEALLQHGIRHESEQFLPKPFSPAVLAAKVRAALDQRACFAEL; from the coding sequence GTGCTGATCGTCGAAGACGACCCCGGTATCGCCGAGTTGGAGCGGGTGCGGCTCGACGACGCGGGCTATCGGACCGTCGTCGCCGCCACAGCGGACGAAGCCTTGGGGGCGCTCGCGGCCACCGAAATCGATCTGATCCTCCTGGATTATCAGCTCCCCGATACCACTGACGGGCTGGACCTCTACGTTCGGATAAAGGAGGCCGGGTACGACGTTCCGGTGATTCTTGTAACCGGGTTCAGCAGCGAGGCGACCCTCATCCGGGCGCTGCGCATCGGCGTTCGAGACTTCGTCACCAAATCGGTGGAGTACCTCGACTACCTCCCGGACGCCGTCGGGCGGGTGCTCGGGGAGATCCATACCGCGCAACAGTTGGCGAGCATCATCGCATCAGCCCAGGACGCAATCATCGGTACCGGTCTGGACCGCCGAATAACCCTTTTCAACCCGGCCGCGGAGCAGATGTTCCGGTGCCCCGGGGTCCGCGCGCTGGGGCGCCTGATTACCGATTTCATCCCCGACCAGTTCTCGCCCGCAACGGACGCGAGCGAACCGGTCCGGTTCGAGACACAGACGTTGCCCACGCGCGGGGTGCGCCAAGACGGGGACGAGTTCCCCCTGGAAGTCTCGGTTTCGTTCGGATCGACGGGAGGGCAGCGGTACTGCACCCTTATCGTGCGAGACGTGACCGAGCGGGAGCGCATGGCGGCGGAGCTGAGGCGGACGAACGAACTGCTCGCAGCCGTGGTCGAAGGGACTACAGATGCGGTGTTCGTTAAAGACCGGGACGGCCGGTACCTGCTCGCGAACTCGGCGACTGCTTCGTTTATTGGGCGGCCCGCGGGGGAGATTCTGGGGCACGCGGACGCGGATCTGATCGAGGCCGGCAGCGCCGGGGTCATGAGGGACAACGACCAGTTCGTGATGAAAGCGGACCGCGCGGTGACGAGCGAGGAGCCGCTCGTCATGGGCGGCCAGCACCGGACGTTCTCGGTCACCAAAGCCCCGTACCGTGACGCGAGCGGCGCCGTCATCGGGGTGATCGGAATTTCCAGAGATGTGACCGAGCGGAACCGGCTGGCGACCGAGCGCGACGCTCTGCTGGCCCGCCTCCGGCTCCAGATCGAGCGCATGCCGTTGGGGTACGTGTTATTCGACGCGGACGCACGGGTCATTGAATGGAACCCGGCGGCGGAACGAATCTTCGGGCACGCGCGCCATCAGGCGCTTGGGCTGAGCGGGTTTGATCTCGCACCGCCCGCGTTCCGAAGTGAGGGCGAGACCCTGCTCGGGCGCATTCGGAGCGGGGACATGGCGGCCCACTCCGTCAACGACAACCTGACCAGGGACGGACGGGTCATCACGTGCGAGTGGCACAATACCCCGTTACTGGACGAGAACGGGAGATTCATTGGATTTTTGGGCCTGGCCCAGGACGTCACGGCGCGCCGCTCGGCCGAGGACGCACTGCGACTCCGGGACCGCGCGATTCAGGCCGTGACCCAGGGGATCTTGATCTCCGACGCCGAACAGCGGGACGATCCGGTCGTGTTCGCCAGCCCGGGGTTCGCGCGGATGACGGGGTACGCGGCCGAAGACATTTTGGGCCGGAACTGCCGGCTCCTACAAGGGCCGGACACGGACCCGGATGCCGTCGCCCGGCTCCGGACCGCGATTCGCGCCGGGGAGCCCTGTACCGTCGAGTTACTCAACTACAAGAAAGACGGTACCCCGTTCTGGAACGAACTGTCCATTTCCCCGGTGCGGGACGCGGCGGGCAAACTGACGCACCTTGTCGGCGTGCAGACCGATGTGACCCGGCGGCGCCACTTGGAGGAACAGTTCCGGCAGTCCCAGAAGATGGAGGCCCTGGGGCGGCTCGCGGGCAGCGTGGCTCACGATTTCAACAACCTGCTCACCGTGATCAACGGGTACAGTACGCTCCTGCTGAAAGAAGTCGCACTCGAGAACCCGTTGCGGGAGTACGTCGAGGAGATCAAGCACGCCGGGAACCGGTCGGCCGACCTCACCCGTCAGCTCCTGGCGTTCAGCCGGCAGCAGGTGCTCGCCACGCGGATTTTAGATTTGAGCGCCACGGTAAAAGGGTCAGAAAAATTGCTCCGCCAACTGCTCGGGGAAGCGGTCCAGTTGCGGGTGGTAACCGGTCCGAACGTGTGGCCGATTCGGGCCGACTCGGGGCAGATGGAGCAGGTGCTGATGAACCTGGCCGTGAACGCGCGCGACGCCATGCCGACCGGCGGCACACTGACCGTCGAGATACGGAACGTGGAACTGAGCACGAAACACGCCGCGGAGCACCCGGGGGCGCGCCCGGGGCCGCACGTGCTACTGGCCGTATCCGATACGGGAACCGGGATGACGGACGAACTGAAGGAGCGGATCTTCGAGCCGTTCTTCACAACGAAGGAACCGGGGCGCGGGACCGGGCTCGGGCTGTCTACCGTCTACGGCATCGTCGAACAAAGCGCCGGCCACGTGACCGTGACGAGCTCGGTCGGGGTCGGAACCCGATTCGACATCTATCTCCCTCACGTACCGGAAGCGGTCCAGAGGGAGGAAACAAAAAGCGTGGCGCCGCGGCCCGAAGGTGGCCCGGAAACTGTTTTAGTGGTCGAGGACGAGCAAAGCGTCAGGGTGTTCTCCCGTCTGATCTTGACCAAACTGGGGTACACCGTCCTGGAGGCGTCGGACGGGGCCGGGGCCTTGAAAGTTGCGACCGCGCACGCGGGGCCGATCCACTTGCTCCTGACCGACGTGGTTTTACCCGGGATCAACGGACGGCTGGTCGTCGAGCGGCTCCGGGCGGTTCGCTCCGGGTTCAAAGTATTGTTTATGAGCGGCTACACGGGCGAGGCCCTGCTCCAGCACGGGATCCGGCACGAATCCGAGCAGTTCCTTCCTAAACCGTTCTC
- a CDS encoding hybrid sensor histidine kinase/response regulator has translation MTLALIVAVVTSLALLGLVIVLFRRQVRGRDHAATSLRLANEALEVRLRMRTASLVATNDELRREIAERVRIADDLRPNAERYQALVTATAAIVWGASADETFETAPPEWAASTGHAPDEFRGRRWLDTVHPDDRSAFADARASANADPREFKIEYRLRDTDGTYHRMSVQGIPLQNADGTVREWVGLHADVTSEPGRESECPAPLAQLALQIEHLPLAYFVSDANNRFTYWNRAAERVFGFARADVVGKCPFEVIVPARERGLAESTFARLATGDRDAHGLFENVTKSGREITCEWHNAPLFDATGAFQGVLALAQDVTARQRLGDQVRQVQKMDAICQLAGGVAHDFNNLLTIINGYTRLLAGACPDGTPDGEALAEIRDASERATNLTRQLLAFGRLQVLRPHLLNVNGLITEAQKVLAKVVGEGVRLVCSLSPGLELVTADPDQIEQVLMNLCVYARESMPQGGRLTLATDAVEVGAGPTGDRADVPPGRYVRLTVTDTGYGLTADVKAQIFEPFFSPQGVGKGAGLALAAVFGIVKQSGGHIAAESTIGTGTAFTIHLPVAVQTAPPAGSKSIAPLLPRSGEKILLVEDERPIRALAALALRGAGYTVLEAASGEDAVELFRAQSSVHLLLTDVVMPGMNGRELAEVLREQEPNLKLLYMSGYTDDAKVRHGIASIDAEFLQKPFEVDDLLLKVRQVLDEDGSHTRSQELAGSAP, from the coding sequence ATGACACTCGCGTTGATAGTTGCGGTCGTGACCTCTCTCGCCCTCTTAGGGCTCGTGATCGTTCTCTTCCGGCGCCAGGTACGAGGTCGCGATCATGCGGCCACGAGTTTGAGGCTCGCGAACGAAGCCCTTGAAGTGCGCCTCCGGATGCGCACCGCCAGTCTAGTTGCGACCAACGACGAACTGCGCCGCGAGATCGCGGAGCGCGTTCGCATCGCGGACGACTTGCGGCCGAACGCGGAGCGCTACCAGGCACTGGTTACCGCAACGGCCGCGATCGTGTGGGGGGCGAGCGCAGACGAAACGTTTGAAACGGCGCCCCCGGAGTGGGCCGCAAGCACCGGCCACGCGCCCGACGAGTTTCGTGGTCGAAGGTGGCTGGACACCGTTCACCCGGACGATCGGTCCGCGTTCGCGGACGCCCGGGCGTCCGCGAACGCGGACCCGCGTGAGTTTAAAATCGAGTACCGCCTTCGAGATACGGACGGTACGTACCATCGCATGTCCGTCCAGGGCATACCCCTCCAGAACGCAGACGGAACGGTACGGGAATGGGTCGGCCTGCACGCCGATGTAACGTCTGAGCCGGGTCGCGAGTCCGAATGCCCGGCGCCGCTCGCACAACTCGCCCTCCAGATCGAGCACCTGCCTCTCGCGTACTTCGTAAGCGACGCTAACAACCGGTTCACGTACTGGAACCGCGCCGCCGAACGGGTGTTCGGGTTCGCGCGCGCCGACGTGGTCGGCAAGTGCCCGTTCGAGGTCATCGTCCCCGCACGAGAGCGGGGGCTCGCCGAAAGTACGTTCGCCCGGCTCGCAACCGGGGATCGGGACGCGCACGGGCTCTTCGAGAACGTCACCAAAAGCGGGCGCGAGATCACGTGCGAGTGGCACAACGCGCCGCTGTTCGATGCCACCGGTGCGTTTCAGGGCGTGCTCGCGCTCGCGCAAGACGTGACCGCGCGCCAGCGCCTCGGGGACCAGGTGCGCCAGGTGCAAAAAATGGACGCGATCTGCCAACTGGCGGGCGGGGTCGCGCACGACTTTAACAACCTGCTCACCATTATTAACGGCTACACCCGGTTGTTGGCCGGCGCCTGTCCCGACGGCACACCAGACGGGGAGGCGCTCGCGGAGATCCGCGACGCGAGCGAGCGGGCCACCAACCTGACCCGCCAGCTCCTCGCGTTCGGGCGCTTGCAGGTGCTCCGCCCCCACTTACTGAACGTGAACGGGCTGATAACGGAGGCCCAAAAGGTGCTTGCCAAGGTGGTCGGTGAAGGCGTTCGGCTGGTTTGTTCTTTGTCCCCGGGGCTCGAACTCGTCACCGCCGATCCGGATCAGATCGAACAAGTTCTCATGAACCTGTGCGTGTACGCCCGAGAGTCGATGCCCCAGGGCGGCCGATTGACATTAGCCACGGACGCGGTGGAGGTGGGCGCCGGCCCGACGGGGGATCGCGCGGACGTGCCACCGGGCCGGTACGTTCGGCTCACGGTTACCGATACCGGCTACGGCCTGACGGCCGACGTAAAAGCTCAGATTTTCGAGCCGTTCTTTTCGCCGCAGGGGGTCGGTAAAGGGGCCGGTCTCGCGCTCGCGGCCGTGTTCGGCATTGTCAAGCAGTCGGGCGGCCACATCGCCGCGGAGAGCACAATCGGGACCGGAACCGCGTTCACCATCCACTTGCCGGTCGCGGTTCAAACGGCGCCGCCCGCCGGGTCGAAATCGATCGCCCCGCTTCTCCCGCGGAGCGGAGAAAAGATCCTGCTCGTCGAGGACGAGCGCCCGATCCGCGCGCTGGCCGCGCTCGCACTTCGCGGGGCCGGGTACACGGTGCTGGAAGCCGCGAGCGGCGAAGACGCGGTCGAACTCTTCAGGGCCCAGTCGTCGGTCCACCTTTTATTGACCGACGTCGTCATGCCGGGGATGAACGGTCGGGAACTGGCCGAAGTTCTCCGCGAGCAGGAGCCGAATCTGAAGCTTTTGTACATGAGCGGGTACACCGATGACGCAAAAGTCCGCCACGGCATCGCGTCGATCGACGCCGAGTTCCTTCAAAAACCGTTCGAGGTGGACGATTTGCTCCTGAAGGTGCGACAGGTGCTCGACGAGGACGGATCGCACACCCGCTCACAAGAGCTCGCAGGCTCCGCTCCTTGA
- a CDS encoding response regulator — MSEPARSALHVLIVEDRPDTAQSWVDLLTLGGHTTRVASCGPDALSSAQTETPDVVLLDIGLPGMDGWEVARRLRADASGRPPFIIAMTGRGTVSDHHRSEGAGIDLHLVKPVDPFVLIQLLNQFRSVRNRSVAPSE, encoded by the coding sequence ATGAGCGAGCCCGCGCGCTCTGCGCTACACGTTCTGATTGTTGAGGACCGGCCCGACACGGCACAGTCCTGGGTCGATTTGTTGACCTTGGGCGGGCACACGACCCGGGTTGCGTCGTGCGGCCCCGACGCGCTCTCCTCGGCCCAGACCGAGACACCGGACGTGGTGCTCTTGGACATCGGGCTCCCGGGCATGGACGGGTGGGAGGTCGCGCGGCGACTGCGCGCGGACGCATCGGGCCGCCCCCCGTTCATCATCGCGATGACCGGGCGCGGGACCGTGAGTGACCACCACCGGTCCGAGGGCGCGGGCATCGACCTGCACTTGGTTAAACCGGTGGACCCGTTTGTCCTGATTCAACTTTTGAACCAGTTCCGCTCGGTTCGGAACCGTTCCGTCGCCCCGTCCGAGTGA
- a CDS encoding PAS domain-containing hybrid sensor histidine kinase/response regulator, whose product MPSISERRYRGAVIEPNRNALENGRGAESGPDAVILFGPGGGVRHAGPAGDRLLGYEPGTLTGADGFGHLHPDDRDRVRAAFGAHLADPTVAFAESFRVRHWSGTWRWLEARGVNLLHEPGIGAAVVTYRDVTRHREVEGALRSAMEWSLDAVYVLACDRAPDGSVVDFVFTDVNRNGADLVGLAPAQVVGQRLCELLPINRTGGFFDKYVRVVETGAPLEEDFPITTGDGRNLWLHHQVVRAGDGIAILTRDVTARKGAEEALRRSEELLRTVIAHIPCAVFWKDLDSVYLGCNDLFARNHGLPGAAAAVGHTDFELGTPAPEAEFFRACDRRVMESGEALLGFEEPLTRADGARTVLLTSKVPLRDGTGAVVGVLGVYQDITERKRVEDELGEWKARYEAAVKATGQVLYDWDVGTNRLTWGGDSESTLGYRESELPDALAGWTALVHPEDREPFEHEAERCARARSPFRMEYRVRGRGGSYVTVHDQGHFIPNPSGALTERMVGFVSDVSERKRLEAQVRQSQKMDAVGQLAGGVAHDFNNLLTIINGYAAIQLTTLAPDDPMYPMVQEVREAGLRARDLTRQLLAFGRQQVLQPVVLDLNEALQDVTQMLRRLIGEDIELVTVPASDVLRVRADPGQIGQVLMNLAVNARDAMPTGGALTVETRNVVVGGAPDGREVPPGRYAVLSVTDTGTGMSDDVKNHIFEPFFTTKDPGKGTGLGLATVYGIVKQSGGHIEVETAPERGTTFRVYLPGFDAPVVADERADGGAAPVGGETVLLVEDDARVRKLTHRLLQQLGYTVLVAGGTEEALRVAAESPAPVDLLLTDVVMPGANGRVLAERLAARCPGVRVVFMSGYTDDAVVRHGVEYARVNFLHKPFSPEALGHKVREVLDTGEPFHPGPPGTHS is encoded by the coding sequence GTGCCAAGTATTTCAGAACGACGGTACCGGGGGGCCGTTATCGAACCGAATCGTAACGCACTGGAGAACGGCCGAGGCGCGGAGAGCGGTCCCGACGCGGTCATCTTGTTCGGTCCAGGCGGGGGCGTCAGGCACGCGGGGCCGGCCGGCGACCGGCTCCTGGGCTACGAACCCGGCACCCTAACGGGGGCCGACGGATTCGGGCACCTGCACCCGGACGACCGGGACCGGGTCCGGGCCGCATTCGGCGCTCACCTGGCGGACCCGACCGTTGCGTTCGCCGAATCGTTCCGGGTACGGCACTGGAGCGGAACCTGGCGCTGGCTCGAAGCTCGGGGCGTCAACCTGCTCCACGAGCCCGGAATCGGGGCCGCGGTCGTTACGTACCGGGACGTGACTCGGCACCGGGAGGTCGAGGGCGCGCTCCGGTCCGCGATGGAGTGGAGCCTGGACGCGGTCTACGTCCTCGCGTGCGACCGGGCCCCGGACGGGAGCGTTGTGGACTTCGTGTTCACGGACGTGAACCGGAACGGCGCGGACCTGGTCGGGCTGGCCCCGGCACAGGTGGTGGGCCAGCGCCTGTGCGAGCTGCTCCCGATAAACCGCACCGGGGGGTTCTTCGACAAGTACGTGCGTGTGGTCGAGACCGGGGCGCCCCTGGAAGAGGACTTCCCGATTACCACGGGCGACGGGCGCAACTTGTGGCTCCACCACCAAGTCGTCCGGGCCGGGGACGGAATCGCCATCCTCACGCGCGACGTGACCGCGCGAAAGGGCGCCGAAGAAGCTCTGCGGCGGAGCGAGGAGCTCCTGCGCACGGTCATCGCGCACATCCCGTGTGCGGTGTTCTGGAAGGACCTGGACTCGGTGTACTTGGGGTGCAACGATCTGTTCGCCCGCAACCACGGGCTGCCGGGGGCGGCCGCCGCGGTCGGGCACACCGACTTCGAGCTCGGGACCCCGGCACCAGAGGCCGAGTTCTTCCGCGCGTGCGACCGGCGCGTGATGGAATCCGGGGAAGCTCTGTTGGGGTTCGAGGAGCCGCTTACCCGGGCGGACGGGGCCCGGACCGTTCTGCTCACCAGCAAGGTGCCGCTCCGGGACGGAACCGGGGCCGTGGTCGGGGTGCTCGGGGTGTACCAGGACATCACCGAGCGCAAGCGCGTGGAGGACGAACTCGGCGAGTGGAAGGCCCGGTACGAGGCCGCAGTCAAGGCGACCGGCCAGGTGCTCTACGACTGGGACGTGGGGACCAACCGCCTGACCTGGGGCGGGGACTCCGAAAGCACCCTCGGGTACCGGGAATCGGAACTCCCGGACGCACTCGCGGGCTGGACCGCGCTGGTCCACCCGGAGGACCGGGAACCGTTCGAGCACGAGGCCGAGCGGTGCGCGCGGGCGCGGAGCCCGTTCCGCATGGAGTACCGGGTGCGCGGGCGGGGCGGGAGCTACGTCACGGTCCACGACCAGGGGCACTTTATCCCGAACCCGAGCGGCGCGCTGACCGAACGCATGGTGGGGTTCGTGTCCGACGTGTCCGAGCGCAAGCGCCTGGAAGCCCAGGTGCGCCAGTCGCAGAAGATGGACGCGGTGGGGCAACTGGCGGGGGGCGTGGCCCACGATTTCAACAACCTGCTCACCATTATTAACGGGTACGCCGCCATCCAGTTGACCACCCTGGCCCCGGACGACCCGATGTACCCGATGGTCCAAGAGGTCCGGGAGGCCGGGCTCCGGGCACGGGACCTGACCCGGCAGCTCCTCGCGTTCGGGCGCCAGCAGGTGCTTCAACCCGTAGTCCTGGACCTCAACGAAGCCCTACAGGACGTGACCCAGATGTTGCGCCGACTCATCGGCGAGGACATCGAGCTGGTCACGGTTCCGGCCTCCGATGTGCTCCGGGTTCGTGCCGACCCGGGTCAAATCGGTCAAGTGCTCATGAACCTGGCCGTGAACGCGCGCGACGCGATGCCGACCGGAGGGGCTCTGACCGTCGAGACCCGCAACGTGGTCGTCGGGGGCGCGCCTGACGGGCGCGAGGTCCCTCCGGGCCGGTACGCGGTGCTGTCCGTAACGGATACCGGCACCGGCATGTCGGACGATGTAAAGAACCACATTTTTGAGCCGTTCTTCACCACCAAAGATCCGGGCAAGGGGACCGGGCTCGGGCTGGCGACCGTGTACGGCATCGTGAAGCAGTCGGGCGGGCACATCGAGGTGGAAACGGCCCCCGAGCGCGGGACCACGTTTCGGGTGTATCTGCCCGGGTTCGACGCCCCTGTGGTCGCCGACGAGAGGGCCGACGGGGGCGCCGCGCCGGTCGGTGGGGAGACTGTACTCCTGGTGGAGGACGACGCCCGGGTCCGGAAACTCACGCACCGGTTGCTCCAGCAACTCGGGTACACGGTGCTGGTCGCGGGCGGAACCGAAGAGGCCCTGCGGGTCGCGGCCGAGAGCCCGGCCCCGGTGGACCTATTGCTGACGGACGTGGTCATGCCCGGTGCGAACGGGCGCGTGCTGGCCGAGCGGCTCGCGGCCCGGTGCCCCGGGGTCCGGGTCGTGTTCATGTCGGGGTACACGGACGACGCGGTGGTGCGCCACGGGGTCGAGTACGCGCGCGTCAACTTCCTCCACAAGCCGTTCTCCCCCGAGGCCCTGGGGCACAAAGTGCGTGAGGTGCTCGACACGGGCGAGCCGTTCCACCCGGGACCGCCGGGAACCCACTCGTGA
- a CDS encoding pilus assembly protein TadG-related protein, producing MFLKNSLSRRRTGAVLVKVAICLPVLIGILALNLDGGRMYDERRRLQSTADAAALAAGADLYENYWDNKGKDVYGTARTAAEKIAVANGYPASAVTVNIPPQSGTYTGLPGHAEVLIDATLQASFGRAITGANMPVSARAVGKGEPLKFGIITLNPSMSGAFTNNALVFALVGRPLIVNSSSPQALKSSSLVMLSLNRIDVTGGVSNTGLLSLTMKVRTGVRPTLDPLAFLPIPDTASAPVRSPTPKVVNGLVATLQPGVYKGGIKIKGVSTVVMAPGVYIMEGGGFQVEGLATVLGLGTMVYNTTSPTYASGPIAVSGLGKVVMTAPLSGTYQGFNFFQNRGLAQPISLTGLGLTTITGAIYARSAHVDLNGSVAIGLDILGGAYVVDSLTSSGIGGVTIDLKENPPRVPDVRVVE from the coding sequence GTGTTCCTTAAAAACTCGCTATCCCGCCGGCGCACGGGCGCCGTTCTCGTTAAAGTCGCAATTTGCCTGCCGGTGCTGATCGGGATTTTGGCCCTAAATTTGGACGGCGGGCGCATGTACGACGAGCGCCGGCGGTTACAGTCCACGGCTGATGCCGCCGCCCTGGCCGCAGGCGCCGACCTGTACGAGAACTACTGGGACAACAAGGGCAAGGACGTGTACGGCACGGCCCGCACGGCGGCCGAGAAGATCGCGGTCGCCAACGGGTACCCGGCGTCGGCCGTGACCGTGAACATCCCCCCACAGTCGGGCACGTACACCGGCCTGCCCGGCCACGCCGAGGTGCTGATCGATGCCACGCTCCAGGCGAGCTTCGGGCGCGCCATCACCGGGGCCAACATGCCCGTGTCGGCCCGCGCGGTCGGCAAGGGCGAGCCGCTCAAGTTCGGGATCATCACCCTGAATCCGAGTATGTCGGGGGCGTTCACCAACAACGCGCTCGTGTTCGCACTCGTCGGGCGCCCGCTCATCGTGAACTCGTCCAGCCCCCAGGCCCTGAAGTCCTCGAGCCTGGTGATGCTGTCCCTGAACCGGATCGACGTGACAGGGGGCGTCTCGAACACGGGCCTGTTGTCACTCACGATGAAGGTCCGGACCGGGGTCCGACCGACCCTGGACCCGCTCGCGTTCCTCCCGATCCCGGACACCGCCAGCGCCCCCGTTCGGAGCCCGACGCCGAAGGTCGTCAACGGGCTCGTGGCTACGCTCCAGCCCGGGGTGTACAAGGGCGGGATCAAGATCAAGGGGGTGTCCACCGTGGTTATGGCCCCGGGCGTGTACATCATGGAGGGGGGCGGGTTCCAGGTGGAGGGCCTGGCAACTGTGTTGGGGCTGGGCACAATGGTGTACAACACGACGAGCCCGACCTATGCGTCCGGCCCGATCGCCGTATCCGGGTTGGGCAAGGTGGTTATGACGGCCCCGCTCTCGGGCACGTACCAGGGGTTCAACTTCTTCCAGAACCGCGGGCTCGCGCAGCCCATCTCACTCACCGGGCTGGGACTCACCACGATCACCGGAGCGATCTACGCGCGGTCGGCGCACGTGGACCTGAACGGGAGCGTGGCAATCGGGTTGGACATCCTGGGCGGCGCCTACGTCGTAGATTCCCTCACATCGAGTGGGATCGGCGGGGTCACGATCGACCTGAAAGAGAACCCGCCCCGGGTTCCGGACGTGCGCGTGGTCGAGTGA